The Vespa velutina chromosome 4, iVesVel2.1, whole genome shotgun sequence genome has a window encoding:
- the LOC124948690 gene encoding cdc42 homolog isoform X1 has translation MQTIKCVVVGDGAVGKTCLLISYTTNKFPSEYVPTVFDNYAVTVMIGGDPYTLGLFDTAGQEDYDRLRPLSYPQTDVFLVCFSVVSPSSFENVKEKWVPEITHHCQRTPFLLVGTQIDLRDDVATIEKLAKNKQKPISAEQGEKLAKELKAVKYVECSALTQKGLKNVFDEAILAALEPPEPVKKRRCMLL, from the exons ATGCAGACAATAAAGTGTGTTGTGGTCGGAGATGGAGCTGTGGGAAAGACTTGTCTTTTGATTTCATATACGACAAATAAATTTCCTTCAGAATATGTGCCTACTGTTTTCGACAATTATGCTGTAACGGTAATGATAGGCGGTGATCCATATACGTTAGGATTATTTGATACCGCTG GCCAAGAGGATTACGATAGACTTAGACCTTTAAGTTATCCGCAAACAGACGTATTTCTGGTCTGTTTCTCAGTTGTTTCACCATCGtcatttgaaaatgttaaagaaaag TGGGTTCCAGAAATAACTCATCATTGTCAAAGGACTCCGTTTCTCCTAGTTGGTACTCAGATTGATTTACGAGATGATGTTGCTACTATAGAGAAGCTTGCAAAAAATAAGCAGAAACCTATTTCAGCGGAACAAGGAGAGAAACTTGCGAAAGAGCTCAAAGCTGTGAAATACGTAGAATGTAGCGCTCTGACACAG aaaggtttaaaaaatgtattcgacGAAGCTATATTGGCAGCATTGGAGCCTCCAGAACCggtgaagaaaagaaggtgTATGCTTTTGTAA
- the LOC124948690 gene encoding cdc42 homolog isoform X2: MQTIKCVVVGDGAVGKTCLLISYTTNKFPSEYVPTVFDNYAVTVMIGGDPYTLGLFDTAGQEDYDRLRPLSYPQTDVFLVCFSVVSPSSFENVKEKWVPEITHHCQRTPFLLVGTQIDLRDDVATIEKLAKNKQKPISAEQGEKLAKELKAVKYVECSALTQV, translated from the exons ATGCAGACAATAAAGTGTGTTGTGGTCGGAGATGGAGCTGTGGGAAAGACTTGTCTTTTGATTTCATATACGACAAATAAATTTCCTTCAGAATATGTGCCTACTGTTTTCGACAATTATGCTGTAACGGTAATGATAGGCGGTGATCCATATACGTTAGGATTATTTGATACCGCTG GCCAAGAGGATTACGATAGACTTAGACCTTTAAGTTATCCGCAAACAGACGTATTTCTGGTCTGTTTCTCAGTTGTTTCACCATCGtcatttgaaaatgttaaagaaaag TGGGTTCCAGAAATAACTCATCATTGTCAAAGGACTCCGTTTCTCCTAGTTGGTACTCAGATTGATTTACGAGATGATGTTGCTACTATAGAGAAGCTTGCAAAAAATAAGCAGAAACCTATTTCAGCGGAACAAGGAGAGAAACTTGCGAAAGAGCTCAAAGCTGTGAAATACGTAGAATGTAGCGCTCTGACACAG gtttaa